The Actinomycetes bacterium genome has a window encoding:
- a CDS encoding NAD(P)/FAD-dependent oxidoreductase translates to MTTSGTAAVEVDLLIIGAGPTGLFATYYAGFRGLSVAVLDSLTELGGQLTALYPEKLIYDVGGLPEIRGQALVDNLVQQAASANPTYLLGHRAEELEVAEDHVVVRTEPGGPVVQAKAVLIAGGIGTFTPRALPDAAAYEGRGLRYFVPKLDELAGKDVLIVGGGDSAMDWAASLEPIARSITLIHRRTEFRAHEGTVARVLSSSVKVLTPFEVAAIHGTDRVESVDIFNNKTDEHQTLEVQEVVAALGFTADLGPFTRWGLEQLKRHIVVDSAMRTSLPRVFSAGDITEYDGKVRLISVGLGEAATAVNNATAVVHPGAKVFPGHSSEVP, encoded by the coding sequence GTGACCACTTCGGGGACCGCTGCGGTCGAGGTCGACCTGCTCATCATCGGCGCTGGGCCGACCGGGCTGTTCGCCACGTACTACGCCGGATTCCGCGGGCTGTCGGTCGCGGTGCTGGACTCGCTGACCGAGCTCGGCGGCCAGCTCACCGCGCTGTACCCGGAGAAGCTGATCTACGACGTCGGTGGGCTCCCGGAGATCCGGGGGCAGGCGCTGGTCGACAACCTGGTCCAGCAGGCCGCGAGCGCGAACCCCACGTACCTGCTGGGCCACCGGGCCGAGGAGTTGGAGGTCGCCGAAGACCACGTGGTGGTCCGCACCGAGCCCGGGGGGCCCGTCGTGCAGGCCAAGGCCGTACTGATCGCCGGCGGCATCGGCACGTTCACCCCACGGGCGCTGCCGGACGCCGCCGCCTACGAAGGCCGCGGATTGCGCTACTTCGTCCCGAAGCTGGACGAGCTGGCCGGCAAGGACGTGCTGATCGTCGGTGGCGGCGACTCGGCCATGGACTGGGCGGCCAGCCTCGAGCCGATCGCCCGGTCGATCACCCTGATCCACCGCCGCACCGAGTTCCGGGCCCACGAGGGGACCGTCGCCCGGGTGCTGTCGTCCTCGGTGAAGGTGCTGACGCCGTTCGAGGTCGCCGCCATCCACGGCACCGACCGGGTGGAGTCGGTGGACATCTTCAACAACAAGACCGACGAGCACCAGACGCTCGAGGTTCAGGAGGTGGTCGCGGCCCTGGGCTTCACCGCGGACCTGGGCCCGTTCACCCGCTGGGGGCTCGAGCAGCTCAAGCGGCACATCGTTGTGGACAGCGCGATGCGGACCTCGCTGCCGCGAGTGTTCTCCGCCGGTGACATCACCGAGTACGACGGAAAGGTCCGGCTGATATCGGTCGGGCTGGGCGAGGCGGCCACCGCGGTAAACAACGCGACGGCGGTCGTGCACCCCGGCGCGAAAGTGTTCCCCGGGCACTCCTCGGAAGTCCCCTGA
- a CDS encoding citrate synthase, with product MSDFQLDYPAGALPLELAKSAEGPGGLDVSALLKTTGQVTLDQGFVNTASCTSEITYIDGDAGILRYRGYPIEQLAAHSTFQETAYLLIYGELPTADQLTTFRAQITQHTLLHEDLRRFFDGFPRDAHPMAVLSSAVSALSTFYQDSLDPFDQAHVEISTVRLLAKVPTIAAYAYKKSVGQPFLYPDNSLEATENFLRLVFGVPAEAYEVDPVMARTLDMLFILHADHEQNCSTSTVRMVGSSHANLFASVSAGINALFGPLHGGANQAVLGMLKSIHDEGGDVGSFVERVKAHDGGVRLMGFGHRVYHSYDPRAALVKQAAHDLLDRPGADDPLLDIAMRMEEVALADDYFLERKLYPNVDFYTGLIYQAMGFPEKMFTVLFALGRLPGWIAQWREMINDPATKIGRPRQVYVGPTERAYRPIDQR from the coding sequence ATGTCCGACTTCCAGCTCGACTACCCGGCAGGCGCTCTTCCGTTGGAGCTGGCCAAATCTGCCGAAGGACCGGGAGGTCTCGACGTCTCGGCCCTGCTGAAGACGACCGGCCAGGTGACGCTCGACCAGGGCTTCGTCAACACGGCGTCCTGCACCTCGGAGATCACCTACATCGACGGGGACGCCGGGATCCTGCGCTACCGCGGCTACCCGATCGAGCAGCTGGCGGCGCACTCGACGTTCCAGGAGACGGCCTACCTGCTCATCTACGGTGAGCTCCCGACCGCGGACCAGCTGACCACCTTCCGGGCGCAGATCACCCAGCACACGCTGCTGCACGAGGACCTGCGCCGGTTCTTCGACGGGTTCCCGCGCGACGCGCACCCGATGGCCGTGCTGTCGTCGGCCGTGAGCGCGCTGTCGACCTTCTACCAGGACAGCCTGGACCCGTTCGACCAGGCCCACGTGGAGATCTCCACGGTCCGGCTGCTGGCCAAGGTACCGACGATCGCGGCGTACGCCTACAAGAAGTCGGTCGGCCAGCCGTTCCTCTACCCGGACAATTCGCTGGAGGCGACCGAGAACTTCCTGCGGCTGGTCTTCGGCGTCCCGGCGGAGGCGTACGAGGTCGACCCGGTGATGGCCCGCACCCTGGACATGCTGTTCATCCTGCACGCCGACCACGAGCAGAACTGCTCCACCTCAACGGTCCGGATGGTCGGGTCCAGCCACGCGAACCTGTTCGCGTCGGTGTCGGCCGGCATCAACGCGCTGTTCGGGCCGCTGCACGGCGGGGCGAACCAGGCGGTGCTGGGGATGCTCAAGAGCATCCACGACGAGGGCGGCGACGTCGGCAGCTTCGTCGAGCGGGTCAAGGCCCACGACGGCGGCGTCCGGCTCATGGGCTTCGGGCACCGCGTCTACCACAGCTACGACCCGCGGGCGGCGCTGGTGAAGCAGGCCGCGCACGACCTGCTCGACCGACCCGGCGCCGACGACCCGCTGCTGGACATCGCGATGCGCATGGAAGAGGTCGCGCTGGCCGACGACTACTTTCTCGAGCGCAAGCTCTACCCGAACGTCGACTTCTACACCGGACTGATCTACCAGGCGATGGGCTTCCCGGAGAAGATGTTCACGGTGCTGTTCGCTCTCGGCCGGCTGCCCGGCTGGATCGCGCAGTGGCGGGAGATGATCAACGACCCGGCCACCAAGATCGGCCGGCCGCGCCAGGTCTACGTCGGTCCCACCGAGCGCGCCTACCGGCCGATCGACCAGCGCTGA
- a CDS encoding alpha/beta hydrolase-fold protein — MLPWSQPLVGRLDELVVESALLAGNPLGDPKQRPLWVYLPPGYDDAPQERYPTVYVIQGYTGHLEMWRNRMPFRQPFIETADAVFASGEASPCIVVYVDAWTAYGGSQFVDSPGTGRYHSYLCDEVVPFVDARYRTLPDRESRAITGKSSGGFGAMITPMLRPDVFGALASHAGDSLYELCYVPEFGQVVRALRAYDGDPARWWADFTARTSFTRPGDQTILGIYGVAACFSADPDGTPRLPFDPVTGALVPELWQRWLDLDPVRMAPHHADALRSMRAIWIDAGTSDEYFLDVGAQAFRGQLSALGVPDDRVHFELFDAKHGGIDYRYPLSLSWLAQRLAR; from the coding sequence ATGCTGCCTTGGTCCCAGCCGCTGGTTGGCCGACTCGACGAGCTCGTCGTCGAGTCGGCCCTGCTGGCCGGCAACCCGCTCGGCGACCCGAAACAGCGACCGCTGTGGGTCTACCTGCCGCCCGGCTACGACGACGCGCCGCAGGAACGGTACCCGACCGTGTACGTCATCCAGGGCTACACCGGGCACCTGGAGATGTGGCGCAACCGGATGCCGTTCCGCCAGCCGTTCATCGAGACCGCGGACGCCGTCTTCGCCAGCGGGGAGGCCTCGCCGTGCATCGTCGTCTACGTCGACGCGTGGACGGCATACGGCGGCTCGCAGTTCGTCGACTCCCCCGGCACCGGGCGCTACCACTCCTACCTCTGCGACGAGGTGGTGCCCTTCGTCGACGCCCGGTACCGCACCCTGCCCGACCGCGAGTCGCGCGCCATCACCGGCAAGTCGAGCGGCGGTTTCGGCGCGATGATCACCCCCATGCTGCGGCCGGACGTGTTCGGCGCGCTGGCCTCGCACGCGGGCGACTCGCTGTACGAGCTGTGCTACGTCCCCGAGTTCGGCCAGGTGGTCCGCGCCCTGCGCGCCTACGACGGCGACCCGGCCCGCTGGTGGGCCGACTTCACCGCCCGGACGTCGTTCACCAGGCCCGGCGACCAGACGATCCTCGGGATCTACGGTGTGGCCGCCTGCTTCTCCGCGGACCCGGACGGCACACCGCGGCTGCCGTTCGACCCGGTCACCGGCGCGCTGGTCCCCGAGCTGTGGCAGCGCTGGCTGGACCTCGACCCGGTCCGGATGGCCCCGCACCACGCGGACGCCCTGCGCTCGATGCGCGCGATCTGGATCGACGCGGGGACGTCGGACGAGTACTTCCTGGACGTCGGTGCGCAGGCGTTCCGCGGCCAGCTCAGCGCCCTCGGCGTCCCCGACGACCGGGTGCATTTCGAGCTGTTCGACGCGAAACACGGCGGCATCGACTACCGCTACCCGCTGTCACTCAGCTGGCTGGCGCAGCGCCTCGCCCGCTGA